The DNA segment GCCGGCCCAGCGGTTCCAGGGCGCCGGCGATCGCCAGGTAGTCGATGTCGTGACCGGCCGCACCGGCGAGGGGGCCGTGCTGCCCGAAACCGGTCATCCGCCCGTACACCAGACGGGGGTTGATCTTGAAAAGCTCCTCCGGGCCGAAACCGAGGCGCTCGGCGACCCCGGGGCGGTAACCCTCGATCAGGACGTCGGCCTTCTCCGCCAGGCGCAACAGGTCCGCGCGGCCCTCCTCGCTCTTGAGGTCGAGCGTGACGATCCTGCGGTTGCGCTGCAGCGGACCGTTCAGTCCGGTGCCGCCCGGGCGGTCGACGAGCACCACCTCGGCACCGAGGTCGGCGAGGACCATGCAGCCGAACGGCCCGGGGGCGAGGCCGGCGAGCTCGACGACACGTATGCCGCTCAGTGGGCCCTTCCGGTCAGAGGACACGCGCGATCAGCTCCTTCATGATCTCGTTCGTGCCGCCGTAGATCTTCTGGACCCGGGCGTCCGCGTACATCCGCGAGATCGGGTACTCGGTGGTGTATCCGTAGCCGCCGAAGATCTGCAGGCAGCGGTCGACGACCTCGCACTGACCCTCGGTGAGGTAGAGCTTCGCCATCGCCGCGGTCGCCACGTCCAGCTCACCACGCGCATGCCGCTGGATGCAGTCATCGAGGAAGATCCGAGATGCCCTGGTACGCGTCGCGCACTCGGCGAGGACCATCCGCGTGTTCTGATGCCCGATCAGTGGTTTGCCGAACGCGTGGCGCTCCTTGGCGTACGCCGTGGCGAGCTCGACGGCGCGCTGCATCGCGGCGACCGCGCCCACGCCGATGACCAGGCGTTCCTGGGGGAGTTGCTGCATCAGCTGGATGAAGCCCAGCCCTTCCGCGCCGCCGAGGACGTTGCTCGCCGGCACGCGCATCTCATCGAAGAACAGCTCTGCCGTGTCGTTGGCGTGCAGGCCGATCTTCTCGATGTTGCGCCCGCGCTTGAAGCCGGGGGTGCCGTCGTTCAGCTCGCAGACCAGCAGCGAGATGCCATGGGCCTTCGCGGACTGATCGGTCTTCACGGCGAGGACCAATAAGTCCGCCAGATACCCATTGGTGATGAAGGTCTTCGACCCGCTCACCAGGTAGTCGTCGCCGTCGCGGACCGCACGGGTCCGTATCGCCTGCACGTCCGAACCGCCGTCCGGCTCGGTCATCCCGATCGCGCCGATCAGCTCGCCGCTCACCAGGCCGGGCAGCCAGCGCTGCTTCTGCTCATCCGTCCCGTAATGGGCGATGTATCCCGTGACGATGCCGCTGTGCACCGCCAAGCCGAGGCTACCCTCGCCGGTCAGCGTCTGTTCGTGCAACAGCACGGCTTCGTGGGTGAAATCGCCGCCACCGCCGCCGTACTCCTCCGGCACCGACAGGCCGAGAAGCCCCAGCTCGCCGGCCCGCCGGTAGTGCTCGCGGTCGGGGTGGCCCTGTTTCTCCAGGCGGCCGGCGTGCGGCACGACCTCCTTCAGGAAGAACGTGCGGGCCAGCTCGGCAAGGTCATCGTGTTCCGGCTTGCGCCACGGCTCGGTGTAGCCGTCCAGTCCAGGCGTCGACATCGAACCACTGTCGATCGCTATTGGCGATGTGTCAATAAGTGGGATATGAATTTCCGCCATTCATCGGGTCCGGCGATCGGTCTTTGATGGATCTTGGAGGATCGAGCTGTCCTTGCGATCGACGGATCGATGTGGGGGCGATCTCGGATCACGATGGATTGATGTGACGTAGGGTCGCGGCGTGAGCATGGAGGCGACCCGCCGCCGGCGGATGGAACCGGACAGCCGCCGGGGCGAGATCCTGACGGTCGCTGTCCGGTTGTTCGGGCAGCGTCCGTATTCGGAGGTTTCCACGACGGATGTGGCGCGTGCGGCGGGTGTGGCGCGGGGTTTGGTGAACCACTATTTCGGGACGAAAAAGGATTTATACCTTGAAGTCGTGCGATTGATGCTGACAGTGCCCGCCGTGGCCCTGGAGCAGATCCGCCGGGACGATCCTCTCGAAAGCCGTGTCGACACCATCGTCAGCTGGTTCCTCGACGTCGTCTCCCGCCACAGCACCTCCTGGCTGGCCGCCGTCAACGCCGGCGGCATGGCGGGTGATGCCGAAGTTGACTCAGTGATAGCCGAGGCCATCGATGTGGCAGCGGTAGGAGTGCTCGACGCCGTAGGCCTGGGGGAGTCCCCTTCCGAGGCCCTGCGCGGCATGGCCCGCTCCTACGTGGGGCTGGCGGTGTTCACGGGGCGGGAGTGGCTGCAGAGGGGCGTGCTGAGTCGCGAGCAGGTTCACGTCCTCTTGACGACGTCTCTGCTGGCCATGGTGGAACAGGTGTTCCCCCAGGCTCGATGACGGACCGCCCGTTCTGGACCGCCCGGTCCAGGAGCCGGACGGTGAGTTCCCCGTCGCCGCACCTGCCGTCCCCGCTCCCGCGTGTCGCCTCGGCAGCTCTTTCTCCCCGCGCGGATCTTGAGCGATCTTCGACCGTCCAGGGTGGAGGATCGCCCAAGATCCGCGGGGAGGCGGGGCTGTCGGGTGGCTGCCCGCGTGGGCATTTCTCCTCTGTCCCTCGCCTGTCTCCCTTGCCCCTCATTTCTCTCCCCTGTCTCCCCTGTCTCCCGCTTCGTGGATCTTGGGTGATCTCCCACACCGGGCAGTCCACAATCGCCCAACATCCGAGGGCGCCGGCACCGGCCATTCACGACTTGGCTGCCGGAGATCCGTTCCCTGCGAGCGGCTGTGACTCATTGCCGTTCCGGGCCGATGTAGACAGCAATGGGTCACAGCCGGACTCGGTGGCTGTGACCCATTGCTGTGTTGAGGTCCGCACGCCGGCGATGACTCACAGCCGGCCCTCGCTGCGGGGTGCCGCTTGGCGCGCTGCTGATGACAGAAGATCCCTGTCGTCCCTGCTGTCACTGCCGTCACTGCCGTCACCGCCGTCACCGCCGTCGTTGCCGCGCTGTTGCGCTGCCTCCCTGCCATCCCGCCGTGCTGTGGCGCTGCCGCCACTGCTGCCTCTCTGTCGTTCCGCGTGCTGTGGCGCTGCCGCCCTGCGCCTGCCGTGCTGCCGTGCTGTGGCGCTGCTGCCTGCTGTCGCCGGGCTACAGCCTTGTGCGGTCGAGGGCGCCGTCAGGAGCAGGACTCGACCTAGCCTCCTAGGATGCCTGCGGGTTGTGCCTTGTGCATCCGGAAATTGCAGAGCGCCAGCGGGGCCGGGAACGGAATGAGCGGGTGCGGTACGAGTTGACGCGCAGGAGCTGGGAGCAAGGAGCGCGGATGCGAGGAGCGCGGGCCGAAATGCGCGGCAAGGAGCGAGAAGGGCGGCGAGGGCTGGAGTGCGCGGCGAGAGTCGAGGAGCGCGGAAGTGCAGGGTGCGCCGTGAAGAAGTGCTGCGGGAGATGAATGAGCGGATCAGTGGCGGGCCGGCGAAGGGTGGGCCGGCGTGGAGTGCGGCGGGGACGGGTGCTTGAAAGAGGGGAGGGGGCGGTGTGCGGCGCCGGCGGTGACCGGGGGGCCGGCGCCGCACACCGGGTTCAGTGGCCTGCCGGGCCGTAGGCGGTCAGGAAGCGGTCGCGGAAGGCGTTCATCGGCCAGACCGGGGCGTTCGTGGCCGGTTTGAGGCCGTCCGTCCAGCCCCAGGAGGAGATCTTGGTGAGGACGGCGGGGTCCTTGGCGACGATGGTGATCGGTACGTCGTGGCTGGCGTTCTCGCCGGAGACCACCTTGGACGGCTGGTGGTCGCCGAGGAAGACGAGGACCAGGTCGTCGTTGCCGTACTTCTGCACCCACTCGATCAGCGCGGTCAGCGTGTACTGGATCGACTTCCCGTACTCGGCCCGGACCTTCGTCGAACTGCCCCAGATGTCGGCCTTCTTCGGAGCGTTCGCGACGATGTCCTTGTAGACCGAACCATCGCCGACGGCGTCCCAGTCCAACATCGCCGGGATCGGCGCCCAGGGTGTGTGACTGGAGACCAGCGGCATCTCGACCATGAGCGGCTGCCGCCCGGCCTTGCCGTACTCCACCTCGTTGAACTTCTTCAGCGTGTACTGGTCGGGCATCGGCGCCCAGCTGAACTTCGGACCCTGATAGCCGAGGTTGCGGCTGTCCCAGACCCGGTTGTACCCGTAGAACTTGCCTTCCGGCCAGGCCCGGGTGGCGCCGGGCATGACGCTGACGGTGTCCCACTGGGCGCGCTTGAACGCGCTGGTGAGGGTGAGCCGGTCGCTGGCGGTCAGGGTGCGGTACCGGCTCTGGTTGTTGATCCAGAGGCCGGACAGCAGGGTGGAGTGCGCCAGCCAGCTGTTGCCGCCGAAGGTGGGTGAGGTGAGCCAGCCGCTGCGGGCCGCGAAACCGGCCCGGGTGAGCTGGGCGGTGCCGGAGTCGAGGACGGCGTCGACGCCGGGGGCGAGTTCCGGGGCTTCGACGGCGTTGCGGCCGTAGCTCTCCACGAACGTGACGATGACGTCTTTGCCGGCGAGGCCGGTGAGCAGCTGGTCGCCGGGGGTGTTCTGGAAGGGATCGTTCGCGATCTCCTTGCTGAACTCGGCGCTGTTCGCGATGCCCGCCTTCGCCTGCCGGGCGCGATCGTAGGCGTAGGTGACGCTGCTGCGGGCCGCGATCGGCACCTTCGGCACGACCTGGACACCGACCAGGAAGGCGGCGAGCCAGGCGGCGGCGATCCCGCCTGCGGTGTACGCCGAAACCTTGCGGTGGCGACCGATCAGCGACGTCACCCGCAGCACCGCCCAGACGCTCAGGGCGATCACCGCGACGGCCAGCAGGACACCTCCCACGGCGGCGGCCCAGGCGGAGGCCTGACCGTAGGTTTCCCGGATGAATCCGTAGGTGTCGTCGAAGAGGATCCAGTCGAGGACCGGGTCGAACGGCCGGTTGAGGATCTCGAACCAGCCCATGTCCAGGGACTTCTCGATGATCAGCCAGCCGAGTACGGCGCCGCCGGCCGCGGCGAGGATGCGGCGGGGCTTGCCCGGCAGGATGAGGAGCAGGCCGATCCCGATGGCCGCCTCGATCGGGATGCGGGCGAAGCCGCCGATGGTGAGCCGCTTGAGCACGTTCGGGTAGACGAGCGCCAGGAAGACGACGACGCAGGCCAGCACCGTCAAAGCGATCTGGAACCGCTGGTGCGTGACGATCCTGCGTACCCGGCCAGGCTCTTGGGGATCTTCCGGGGCGGAAGGCGGCGAGGGCGGCGTGTCCGAGGACTCGTCGGTCTGCGGATCGGCGGTTTCTGTCTGCTGCACGACATGGGGAACGGACCGCCCGCCGAGATGGTTCATCACCGCGACCTAATCCACGGCTAAACATCACTAAAGCTTGTGCATCTCCTATAGAAGCTATAGGAATGGTGGTAGAGGAGGTCGCTCACATGCGCCGTATCCGTCTCGCCGCCGCCGTCACCGTTCTCGCCCTCCTGGGCGCCTGTTCCAGCAACGCAGCAAGCTCCGGCGACGATGCCGGTCAGCCCGTCTCCGGAGGCTCCCTGACCTGGGCCGTGGAGACCGAGCCGATCACCTTCAACCCGCACCAGTACAGCCAGGCCAAGGCCCGCCCGCTGGTCTGGAACACGTTCGAGGCCCTGCTCACCCACGACGCGCAGGGTGGTTATCTGCCCTGGCTGGCGGCCTCCTACGAGGTGTCCCCGGACGGGAAGACCTACACGTTCAAGCTGCGTACCGACGTGACGTTCAGCGACGGCACGAAGTTCGACGCCGCCGCCGTGAAGGCCAACGTCGACCAGATCCTGGCGCCCGGCTACGCGCCCGCCGTCGCCGCCGTGCAGCTGCGCAACCTGGACGGCGTCGAGGTCGTCGACGACGCCACCGTCGCGTTCCGGCTCAAGCAGCCGGACGTGCTCATCCTCGACTTCGTCTCCTCGCCGCAGGGCGCGCAGGTCTCGCCGAAGTCGCTGAAGGAGGCGAAGAACCTCAAGGCCGGCGGCCCGGAGCTGGCCGGCACCGGCCCGTTCGTGCTGGACCGCTACACGCAGGGCCAGGAGGTGCACTTCGTCAAGAACCCGGCGTACGACTGGGCGCCGTCGAACGCCGGGCACAGCGGTCCGGCGTACCTCGACGAGGTCACCTACCGGTTCCTCAAGGAGTCGTCGGTCCGGGTCGGCGCGCTGACCTCCGGCCAGGTGCAGGCGATCGAGGGCGTGCCGGCCACCGACGAGACGCTGATCACCGCGAACCCTGACCTGTCGCTGCAGCGCGGGCTCAACTCGGGGTCGGCGTACGCGTACTACTTCAACGTCTCGCACGCGCCGTTCGACGACCCGAAGGTACGCCAGGCGTTCCGCGAGGCCGTCGACGTCGACGCGGTGCTCACCGGCGTCTACCGCGGCACCGCCACCCGGGCGTGGAGTGTCGTCGGGCCCACCAGCACGTTCTACGACAAGACCCTGGAGGGCACGTTCGGCGGCGACGCCGCGAAGGCGAACCAGCTGCTCGACCAGGCCGGCTGGACGACCCGGGACGCCGACGGCTACCGGACCAAGGACGGCAAGCGCCTGACCGTACGGCTGGTGCAGTCGGCGCCGTACGTCCGGGACCGCCGCGACGTGCTGGCCCAGGCCGTGCAGGCCGCGGTGAAGCAGAGCGCCGGCATCGACCTGAACGTCGCGCTGGTCGACCAGGGCACCCAGGCCAAGGCGATCGCCGACAACCAGTACGAGGTGTTCGACAACTCCCGCGCCGACACCGACGCCGGCGCCGCGCTCAACCTGCTGCTGCACTCGGCCGGCGCGATCAACCGGACCGGCGTGAAGGACCCGGCGCTGGACGAGCTGCTCGAACAGGGGCAGGGCGCCACCGACACCGCGAAGCGGACCGCGGCGTACCAGCAGGTGCAGAAGCTGGTCGTCACCGACCAGGCCCTCGCCCTCCCGCTCTACGCCCCGGCCGATCAGCTGGCGACCTCGTCGGCGGTCGGCGGGCTGGGCTTCGAGCCGACCGCCGGGGTGCCGGCCGGTGCCTACAACGTGTGGCTCCGGCGATGAGGGCGGTGCTGCGCCGGGTCGCGGCCGGGATCGTCGTCCTCTGGGCGACGGCCACGGCGGCGTACCTGGCGCTGCTCGCCGCCCCCGGTGACATGGTCGACAGCATCATCGGCGACGGCGCGGACAGCCCGCAGATCCGCGCGCAGGTGATCGCCGAGTGGAACCTGGACCGGCCGGCGATCGTGCAGTACCTCGACTATCTGTGGCGGGCCGCCCACGGCGACCTGGGCCGCTCCTACCTGCTGCAGCGGCCGGTCGCCGACGTGATCGGCGTGCAGATCCGGCCGACACTGAAACTCGCCCTCGCGGCAGCGATCTTCGCCGCGCTGCTCGCCGTGGTCCTCGCCGTCACCGTCCGGCGGCCGTGGGCCCGGCGAGTCAGTTCCACCGCCGAGCTGGTCATGGTCTCGACCCCGCCGTTCCTCATCGGGATCGTGCTGCTCAGCGTCTTCTCGTTCCGGTTCGGGCTGTTCCCGGTCTCCGGGGATCGCAGCGTCGCCGCCCTGGTGCTGCCGGCGATCACCCTGGGGCTGCCGATCGCCGGGCTGCTCGCCCAGGTGCTGCGCGACGGCCTGGACCGGGCCCTGGACGAGCCGTTCGCGGTCACCGCCCGGGCCCGCGGCCTTAAGGACCGGGCCGTGCTGGCCCGGCACGCACTGCGGCACGCCCTGCTGCCGGCCGTCGCCCTGGCCGGCTGGAGCTTCGGCGTGCTGATCGGCGGCTCGGTGATCATCGAGCAGGTGTTCGGCCGGCCCGGCCTGGGTCAGGTCACCCTGCAGGCCGTGACCACCGGCGACATGCCCGTGGTGATCGCCGTGGTGGTGTTCGCGGCGGCCGTCTTCGTCGTCGTCAACACGGTCGCCGACCTCGCCAACCTGGCCATCGACCCGCGCCTGCGAAGGAGCTGAGCGAATGACCATCGCGCTGACCCGGCCGGTCACCGGACGACTCCGATTCAGGAGACCACGCCCCGGCATCATCGCCGCGGGAACCTTCCTCGCGCTGATCCTGCTCGCCGTCGCCGTGCCGGACGCGCTCGGCGGCGACCCGCTCGCCGCCGACCCGCTGCACGTGCTGCAGGCGCCGTCGGCGGACCACTGGTTCGGCACCGACCAGCTCGGCCGCGACGTCTTCGACCGGGTCGTGCACGGCGCCCGGCACTCCCTGGCGATCGGGGTGGCCGCCACCCTGATCGCTGTCGGCGCCGGGATCCTGCTCGGCCTGTTCGCCGGGCTCGGGCACCGGTACGCGGACGAGGCGTTCAGCCGCACCTTCGACGCGCTGTCCGCGTTCCCGCTGGTCCTGCTCGCGCTGCTGTTCATCGCGATCGCCGGCGCCGGCACGGCCAGCCTCGTCGTCGCGATCGGGGTGGCGCTCACCCCGCACTACGCCCGGGTCGTGCGGGCGCAGACGTTCGTGGTGCGCCGGGCCCCGTACGTCACCCACGCCGTGGCCTTCGGCGCCTCCCGTCCCCGCCTGGTCGTGCGGCACGTGCTGCCGAACGTCCTCGGCCC comes from the Actinoplanes sp. OR16 genome and includes:
- a CDS encoding acyl-CoA dehydrogenase family protein, which encodes MSTPGLDGYTEPWRKPEHDDLAELARTFFLKEVVPHAGRLEKQGHPDREHYRRAGELGLLGLSVPEEYGGGGGDFTHEAVLLHEQTLTGEGSLGLAVHSGIVTGYIAHYGTDEQKQRWLPGLVSGELIGAIGMTEPDGGSDVQAIRTRAVRDGDDYLVSGSKTFITNGYLADLLVLAVKTDQSAKAHGISLLVCELNDGTPGFKRGRNIEKIGLHANDTAELFFDEMRVPASNVLGGAEGLGFIQLMQQLPQERLVIGVGAVAAMQRAVELATAYAKERHAFGKPLIGHQNTRMVLAECATRTRASRIFLDDCIQRHARGELDVATAAMAKLYLTEGQCEVVDRCLQIFGGYGYTTEYPISRMYADARVQKIYGGTNEIMKELIARVL
- a CDS encoding TetR/AcrR family transcriptional regulator; amino-acid sequence: MEATRRRRMEPDSRRGEILTVAVRLFGQRPYSEVSTTDVARAAGVARGLVNHYFGTKKDLYLEVVRLMLTVPAVALEQIRRDDPLESRVDTIVSWFLDVVSRHSTSWLAAVNAGGMAGDAEVDSVIAEAIDVAAVGVLDAVGLGESPSEALRGMARSYVGLAVFTGREWLQRGVLSREQVHVLLTTSLLAMVEQVFPQAR
- a CDS encoding sulfatase — its product is MNHLGGRSVPHVVQQTETADPQTDESSDTPPSPPSAPEDPQEPGRVRRIVTHQRFQIALTVLACVVVFLALVYPNVLKRLTIGGFARIPIEAAIGIGLLLILPGKPRRILAAAGGAVLGWLIIEKSLDMGWFEILNRPFDPVLDWILFDDTYGFIRETYGQASAWAAAVGGVLLAVAVIALSVWAVLRVTSLIGRHRKVSAYTAGGIAAAWLAAFLVGVQVVPKVPIAARSSVTYAYDRARQAKAGIANSAEFSKEIANDPFQNTPGDQLLTGLAGKDVIVTFVESYGRNAVEAPELAPGVDAVLDSGTAQLTRAGFAARSGWLTSPTFGGNSWLAHSTLLSGLWINNQSRYRTLTASDRLTLTSAFKRAQWDTVSVMPGATRAWPEGKFYGYNRVWDSRNLGYQGPKFSWAPMPDQYTLKKFNEVEYGKAGRQPLMVEMPLVSSHTPWAPIPAMLDWDAVGDGSVYKDIVANAPKKADIWGSSTKVRAEYGKSIQYTLTALIEWVQKYGNDDLVLVFLGDHQPSKVVSGENASHDVPITIVAKDPAVLTKISSWGWTDGLKPATNAPVWPMNAFRDRFLTAYGPAGH
- a CDS encoding ABC transporter substrate-binding protein produces the protein MRRIRLAAAVTVLALLGACSSNAASSGDDAGQPVSGGSLTWAVETEPITFNPHQYSQAKARPLVWNTFEALLTHDAQGGYLPWLAASYEVSPDGKTYTFKLRTDVTFSDGTKFDAAAVKANVDQILAPGYAPAVAAVQLRNLDGVEVVDDATVAFRLKQPDVLILDFVSSPQGAQVSPKSLKEAKNLKAGGPELAGTGPFVLDRYTQGQEVHFVKNPAYDWAPSNAGHSGPAYLDEVTYRFLKESSVRVGALTSGQVQAIEGVPATDETLITANPDLSLQRGLNSGSAYAYYFNVSHAPFDDPKVRQAFREAVDVDAVLTGVYRGTATRAWSVVGPTSTFYDKTLEGTFGGDAAKANQLLDQAGWTTRDADGYRTKDGKRLTVRLVQSAPYVRDRRDVLAQAVQAAVKQSAGIDLNVALVDQGTQAKAIADNQYEVFDNSRADTDAGAALNLLLHSAGAINRTGVKDPALDELLEQGQGATDTAKRTAAYQQVQKLVVTDQALALPLYAPADQLATSSAVGGLGFEPTAGVPAGAYNVWLRR
- a CDS encoding ABC transporter permease, which translates into the protein MRAVLRRVAAGIVVLWATATAAYLALLAAPGDMVDSIIGDGADSPQIRAQVIAEWNLDRPAIVQYLDYLWRAAHGDLGRSYLLQRPVADVIGVQIRPTLKLALAAAIFAALLAVVLAVTVRRPWARRVSSTAELVMVSTPPFLIGIVLLSVFSFRFGLFPVSGDRSVAALVLPAITLGLPIAGLLAQVLRDGLDRALDEPFAVTARARGLKDRAVLARHALRHALLPAVALAGWSFGVLIGGSVIIEQVFGRPGLGQVTLQAVTTGDMPVVIAVVVFAAAVFVVVNTVADLANLAIDPRLRRS
- a CDS encoding ABC transporter permease → MTIALTRPVTGRLRFRRPRPGIIAAGTFLALILLAVAVPDALGGDPLAADPLHVLQAPSADHWFGTDQLGRDVFDRVVHGARHSLAIGVAATLIAVGAGILLGLFAGLGHRYADEAFSRTFDALSAFPLVLLALLFIAIAGAGTASLVVAIGVALTPHYARVVRAQTFVVRRAPYVTHAVAFGASRPRLVVRHVLPNVLGPLPVIAVIGLGEAVLIAAGLSFLGLGPQPPSPEWGAMLSEGRGYLHIAWWASILPGLVVTGTIISLTVAGRHLQRRFEGRAA